Proteins found in one Sphingobium sp. V4 genomic segment:
- the peaB gene encoding quinohemoprotein amine dehydrogenase maturation protein codes for MTVMQAPAYARAEYHGFEAGGSTFVYLVSAGAIFEVDADVQRVLGRLDGRELTHAALIRELTSDGSDPAEAEALVRELRAARLIQLGVAAPVMPQAPPVDFPLQALVLNVTNQCNLACTYCYEFGADKIATPAGKPKYMTLETAKASVDLLIAEAVGRKAVHITFFGGETLMNFKLLREVVDYANGATAAAGKGITYSLTTNATLLTPEIVTFLSDNRIGVTVSMDGPPEVQDKHRVYKNGKGSYAVIEPRLRTLIAHHKTRAITARVTLTEGVTDVVRIFRHLKDDLGFHEVGFAPVTTGEERAYSLDDNGMDSVLAQFTLLADEWLDHALRGESHGFTNVSETISELISGVNKSHPCGAGLGLMGVSPSGDLSPCHRFTDADTHVMGHVSSGIDRVKQGEFLKKGHVEAKYDCQSCWARPLCAGGCHHEAFVRYGDTGHANLHYCDWIRQWTDTCLRIYGVLAVKNPGFLERFAERKGLS; via the coding sequence ATGACCGTCATGCAGGCGCCCGCCTATGCCCGCGCCGAATATCATGGCTTCGAGGCCGGCGGCAGCACCTTCGTCTATCTGGTGAGCGCAGGGGCCATCTTCGAGGTGGATGCCGATGTGCAGCGGGTGCTGGGCCGGCTCGACGGGCGGGAATTGACCCATGCCGCGCTGATCCGCGAACTGACCAGCGATGGCAGCGACCCGGCCGAGGCGGAGGCGCTGGTGCGCGAACTGCGCGCCGCGCGCCTGATCCAGCTGGGCGTCGCCGCCCCGGTCATGCCGCAGGCGCCGCCTGTCGACTTCCCGTTGCAGGCGCTGGTGCTCAACGTCACCAACCAGTGCAACCTGGCGTGCACCTATTGCTATGAATTCGGCGCGGACAAGATCGCCACGCCGGCGGGCAAGCCCAAATATATGACGCTGGAAACGGCCAAGGCGTCGGTCGACCTGCTGATCGCCGAGGCGGTCGGGCGCAAGGCGGTGCATATCACCTTCTTCGGCGGCGAGACGCTGATGAACTTCAAGCTGCTGCGCGAAGTGGTGGACTATGCCAACGGCGCGACGGCTGCGGCGGGGAAGGGGATTACCTACAGCCTCACCACCAACGCCACCTTGCTGACGCCGGAGATCGTGACCTTCCTGTCGGACAACCGGATCGGCGTCACCGTCTCCATGGATGGCCCGCCCGAAGTGCAGGACAAGCATCGCGTCTACAAGAATGGCAAGGGCAGCTATGCGGTGATCGAGCCGCGCCTGCGCACGCTGATCGCCCATCACAAGACCCGCGCCATCACCGCCCGTGTGACGCTGACGGAGGGCGTGACCGACGTCGTCCGTATCTTCCGCCACCTGAAGGACGATCTGGGCTTCCACGAAGTCGGCTTCGCGCCGGTGACGACCGGCGAGGAGCGCGCCTATTCGCTGGACGACAATGGGATGGACAGCGTCCTGGCGCAGTTCACCCTGCTGGCGGACGAGTGGCTGGACCATGCCCTGCGGGGCGAATCCCATGGCTTCACCAATGTCAGCGAAACGATCAGCGAGTTGATCTCCGGCGTCAACAAGTCGCATCCCTGCGGCGCCGGCCTGGGCCTGATGGGCGTCAGCCCTTCGGGCGATCTGTCGCCCTGCCACCGCTTCACGGACGCCGACACGCATGTGATGGGACATGTCTCTAGCGGCATCGACCGCGTAAAGCAGGGCGAATTCCTGAAAAAGGGCCATGTCGAGGCGAAATATGACTGCCAGAGCTGCTGGGCGCGGCCGCTCTGTGCCGGTGGATGCCATCATGAAGCCTTCGTGCGCTATGGCGACACCGGCCACGCCAACCTCCATTATTGCGACTGGATCCGGCAATGGACCGACACCTGCCTGCGCATCTACGGCGTGCTGGCCGTGAAGAACCCCGGCTTCCTCGAACGCTTCGCTGAACGAAAGGGCCTGTCATGA
- the peaA gene encoding quinohemoprotein amine dehydrogenase subunit alpha — protein MKRLPVTKFGLAALFSASVVFAQADGGPDGATMKETEAGIPVADPLVKEKCGTCHTGDDKGNLSRISWVRTTPEGWAQAIKRMVRLNGLSITPEESRAIVKSLSSSHGLAPEEARTVMYLPEKRTLDETNIPNETMRGACAACHSYAQPLSWRRSKLEWKQLQDLHVALYSQADAQYRRPAEDSEQPVGRDPKDKLTRGEYALTYLPKVAGLHTPEWAAWSARQRNPRLAGQWLVVASVPGKGRFIGELDVAPGKAADEFTTSATLRSLTDGGTISRSGTGIVYAGYSWRGSSKGNAAAKPDDLGSAAREAMWFAPDQQSAQGRWFWGDYQEFGYDVKLVRATAAPAILAVTPGPVKAGTKGVRLRILGHNLPASPTAADIDLGAGVAVTKIVSASPKELVVTADVAAGAASGQRDVAIAGAVLEQAYPVFHRIDYIKATPETALARLGGVKFPKGYQQFEAIGYENGLDGKPNTADDIAVGPVEADWAMQEFMSVYYDDDTKYVGALSPAAFFTPSTEGPNPQRRFGRNNYGEVWVVATARHEKDKFGKPLSARSYMVVTVPAYQKWDQPEVSR, from the coding sequence GTGAAGCGGCTTCCCGTCACGAAATTTGGCCTGGCTGCGCTATTCTCCGCGTCGGTCGTGTTCGCTCAGGCTGATGGCGGCCCGGACGGTGCGACGATGAAGGAGACGGAAGCGGGCATCCCCGTCGCCGACCCGCTGGTCAAGGAAAAGTGCGGGACTTGCCACACCGGCGACGACAAGGGCAATCTGTCCCGCATAAGCTGGGTCCGCACCACGCCGGAGGGTTGGGCGCAGGCGATCAAGCGCATGGTGCGTTTGAATGGCCTGTCGATCACGCCCGAGGAAAGCCGGGCGATCGTCAAGTCGCTTTCCTCCTCGCACGGCCTGGCGCCGGAGGAAGCCCGGACCGTCATGTATCTGCCCGAAAAGCGGACGCTGGACGAGACCAATATTCCCAACGAGACGATGCGCGGCGCCTGTGCAGCCTGCCACAGCTATGCCCAGCCCCTGTCCTGGCGCCGGTCGAAGCTGGAATGGAAGCAGCTTCAGGATCTGCACGTCGCCCTCTATTCGCAGGCCGACGCCCAATATCGCCGTCCGGCCGAGGACAGCGAGCAGCCCGTTGGCCGCGATCCCAAGGACAAGCTGACGCGCGGCGAATATGCGCTGACCTATCTGCCCAAGGTCGCGGGCCTCCACACCCCCGAATGGGCCGCCTGGAGCGCGCGCCAGCGCAATCCGCGCCTGGCGGGCCAGTGGCTGGTGGTCGCCTCGGTGCCGGGCAAGGGCAGGTTCATAGGCGAATTGGATGTCGCGCCGGGCAAGGCTGCCGACGAATTTACGACCAGCGCGACGCTCCGTTCGCTCACCGACGGCGGCACGATTAGCCGCAGTGGCACCGGCATCGTCTATGCCGGCTACAGCTGGCGCGGCTCGTCGAAGGGGAACGCAGCGGCAAAGCCCGATGATCTGGGCAGCGCGGCGCGCGAGGCGATGTGGTTCGCGCCCGACCAGCAGAGCGCGCAGGGCCGCTGGTTCTGGGGTGATTATCAGGAATTCGGCTATGACGTGAAGCTGGTGCGCGCCACCGCCGCGCCCGCGATCCTGGCGGTGACGCCGGGGCCGGTGAAGGCGGGGACGAAGGGCGTGCGACTGCGCATCCTGGGGCATAATCTTCCTGCTTCGCCCACTGCGGCCGACATCGACCTGGGCGCGGGCGTCGCCGTGACGAAGATTGTGTCGGCCAGCCCGAAGGAACTGGTGGTGACGGCGGACGTGGCGGCGGGCGCGGCATCCGGCCAGCGCGACGTGGCGATCGCCGGCGCGGTGCTGGAACAGGCTTACCCGGTCTTCCACAGGATCGACTATATCAAGGCGACGCCCGAAACCGCGCTGGCGCGACTGGGCGGGGTCAAATTCCCCAAGGGCTATCAGCAGTTCGAGGCGATCGGCTACGAAAACGGCCTCGATGGCAAGCCCAACACCGCCGACGACATCGCCGTTGGTCCGGTCGAGGCAGACTGGGCGATGCAGGAATTCATGTCGGTCTATTATGACGACGATACCAAATATGTGGGCGCGCTCAGCCCCGCCGCCTTCTTCACCCCCTCGACCGAAGGGCCGAACCCGCAGCGCCGCTTTGGCCGCAACAATTATGGCGAGGTCTGGGTCGTCGCCACCGCCAGGCATGAAAAGGACAAGTTCGGCAAACCGCTGAGCGCCCGGTCCTACATGGTCGTGACCGTCCCGGCCTATCAGAAATGGGATCAGCCGGAGGTGTCGCGATGA
- a CDS encoding agmatinase family protein produces the protein MPSINAISGWSMAAAAAASAVVAGFDTPNPPAPIPQEDIMGEPKPVEIPADVMAKLSGIAPEKVALIREGRTGRYVEKDALFDRIRTMPAAELIAYIDAIAALHAQVEYKEGRDAKTIPLDTRSAWFNAWKAKRPLVMDPKRDAGPMDLGRYIGGRRGGFATFAGAPVAMTPEDLKAGKVDVAIVGAPLDMGSGWRNAIDGPRALRMTGGAGGNDMYAMINPSSALEIVDYGDIAIDQNSTERSVAHVREMVREIAQTGAIPIVIGGDHSLEYPNVAAAADVHGKGNVSVVHFDSHYDVGRNGVHWITHGSPVYRVLHEGHVRPQDYIQVGLRARGPDLETFGWMRNKGMRYHTMVEVEKWGWDKVMDRAIAEARQKAKKLWISFDVDVLDPAFMPGTGTPVPGGLTMREAQPIMRRLCAENDIAGIDIVEVAPYLDTSYKTALNSNYLLNACLTGIAMRKKGLPPRYWNPVSSEHGQDDYYGPKKKS, from the coding sequence ATGCCATCGATCAATGCGATAAGCGGATGGAGCATGGCGGCGGCGGCGGCCGCATCGGCCGTGGTGGCGGGTTTCGACACGCCCAACCCGCCCGCGCCGATCCCGCAGGAAGACATTATGGGCGAACCCAAGCCCGTCGAAATTCCGGCTGACGTGATGGCGAAGCTGTCCGGCATCGCGCCCGAAAAGGTCGCGCTCATTCGGGAAGGGCGCACTGGCCGCTACGTGGAAAAGGACGCGCTGTTCGATCGAATCCGCACCATGCCGGCAGCGGAACTGATCGCCTATATCGACGCGATCGCGGCGCTCCACGCGCAGGTCGAATATAAGGAAGGGCGGGACGCCAAGACGATCCCGCTCGACACCCGGTCCGCCTGGTTCAACGCCTGGAAGGCGAAGCGCCCGCTGGTGATGGACCCGAAGCGCGACGCTGGCCCCATGGACCTTGGCCGCTATATCGGCGGGCGCCGCGGCGGCTTTGCGACCTTCGCGGGCGCGCCGGTGGCGATGACGCCGGAAGACCTGAAGGCAGGCAAGGTCGATGTCGCGATCGTCGGCGCCCCGCTCGACATGGGGTCGGGCTGGCGCAACGCGATCGACGGACCGCGCGCTCTGCGCATGACCGGCGGCGCGGGCGGCAACGACATGTATGCGATGATCAACCCCAGCTCTGCGTTGGAGATCGTCGATTATGGCGACATCGCCATCGACCAGAACTCGACCGAACGCAGCGTCGCCCATGTGCGCGAAATGGTCCGCGAAATCGCCCAGACCGGCGCGATCCCGATCGTCATCGGCGGCGACCACAGCCTCGAATATCCCAATGTCGCGGCCGCCGCCGACGTGCATGGCAAGGGCAATGTCAGCGTCGTCCATTTCGACAGCCATTATGATGTCGGCCGCAACGGCGTCCACTGGATCACCCATGGATCGCCCGTCTACCGCGTGCTGCATGAAGGCCATGTGCGGCCACAGGATTATATCCAAGTCGGACTGCGCGCGCGCGGCCCCGACCTCGAAACCTTCGGCTGGATGCGCAACAAGGGGATGCGCTACCACACGATGGTGGAGGTCGAGAAATGGGGCTGGGACAAGGTGATGGACCGCGCCATCGCCGAAGCGCGGCAGAAGGCGAAGAAGCTGTGGATCAGTTTCGATGTCGACGTGCTCGATCCCGCCTTCATGCCCGGCACCGGCACGCCCGTTCCGGGCGGCCTCACCATGCGCGAGGCGCAGCCGATCATGCGGCGGCTCTGTGCCGAAAATGATATTGCCGGCATCGATATCGTCGAAGTCGCGCCCTATCTCGACACCAGCTACAAGACCGCGCTCAACAGCAATTATCTGCTGAACGCCTGCCTGACCGGCATCGCCATGCGCAAGAAGGGGCTGCCCCCGCGCTACTGGAACCCGGTATCGTCCGAACATGGGCAGGACGATTATTACGGTCCGAAAAAGAAATCCTGA
- a CDS encoding agmatinase family protein: MARSTLPARGAALALALAALFGPALAQGSDPLASLAPEKKAFLSDPATLERFGLTPEKVQVALAGRAAADVDAYATALMAVVEDSRYKAGRDPAEIALNPQARGWNAGTTLRPKMFDKLKRDDGPFSLKRYMYQKSGVPTFADAPVAIRKEDLVAGKVEVAFVGVPLDFSSGWRDAKHAPMALRGMDGLVGADADGGIDPGLVLSIADYGDLTPDYMAPDRGLDHIRAMIAEMASVGTIPFIVGGDHTIMFPDVAAMVDTYGAGKVALVQFNAHADAELNGDHMISDNQTLTRLLEQNLLRGSDVTLVGLHGRDAGPAVQKRLAEAGAKIVPTAAIQDKGWQSVTNDLVAGLKKGPDNVFVSFDMSVLDPGDAPASGRPVPGGLTMREAIPMVRQICAQTKVVGFDLLDAAPILDPTYVSRMSANYILHACLSGIAMRKTGATPVKTAKR; the protein is encoded by the coding sequence ATGGCACGCTCCACCCTGCCGGCGCGCGGCGCCGCGCTTGCCCTTGCGCTCGCAGCCCTGTTCGGCCCCGCTCTGGCGCAAGGAAGCGATCCGCTCGCCAGCCTGGCGCCGGAGAAAAAGGCGTTTCTGTCCGACCCCGCGACGCTGGAGCGCTTCGGCCTGACGCCCGAGAAGGTTCAGGTGGCGCTCGCCGGGCGCGCTGCCGCCGATGTCGATGCCTATGCGACCGCGTTGATGGCGGTGGTCGAGGACAGCCGGTACAAGGCCGGTCGCGATCCGGCGGAGATCGCGCTCAATCCGCAGGCGCGCGGCTGGAATGCCGGTACCACGCTGCGCCCCAAGATGTTCGACAAGCTGAAGCGTGACGACGGTCCGTTCAGCCTGAAACGCTATATGTATCAGAAGAGCGGCGTGCCGACCTTCGCCGATGCGCCCGTCGCGATCCGCAAGGAGGATCTGGTCGCGGGCAAGGTGGAGGTCGCCTTTGTCGGCGTGCCGCTCGACTTCTCCTCGGGCTGGCGTGATGCCAAGCACGCGCCGATGGCGCTGCGTGGCATGGACGGGCTGGTCGGCGCCGACGCCGATGGCGGGATCGATCCGGGTCTGGTCCTCTCCATCGCCGACTATGGCGACCTGACGCCTGACTATATGGCGCCCGATCGCGGTCTCGACCATATCCGCGCGATGATCGCCGAAATGGCGAGCGTGGGCACCATTCCCTTCATCGTCGGCGGCGACCATACGATCATGTTCCCGGATGTCGCGGCGATGGTCGACACCTATGGCGCGGGCAAGGTCGCGCTGGTCCAGTTCAACGCCCATGCCGATGCCGAACTGAACGGCGATCACATGATCTCCGACAACCAGACGCTCACCCGCCTGCTGGAGCAGAATCTGCTGCGCGGCAGTGATGTGACCCTCGTCGGCCTGCATGGCCGAGACGCCGGCCCCGCCGTGCAGAAGCGGCTGGCGGAAGCGGGCGCGAAGATCGTCCCGACCGCCGCCATCCAGGACAAGGGCTGGCAGTCGGTCACGAATGATCTGGTCGCCGGCCTGAAGAAGGGGCCGGACAATGTCTTCGTCTCCTTCGACATGAGTGTCCTCGATCCCGGCGATGCCCCGGCGTCCGGCCGGCCGGTGCCGGGCGGGCTGACGATGCGCGAAGCGATCCCGATGGTGCGCCAGATCTGCGCCCAGACGAAGGTGGTGGGCTTCGACCTGCTCGACGCCGCGCCGATCCTGGACCCGACCTATGTCAGCCGGATGAGCGCCAACTATATCCTGCACGCCTGCCTGTCCGGCATTGCGATGCGCAAGACGGGCGCGACGCCGGTCAAGACCGCCAAGCGCTGA
- a CDS encoding agmatinase family protein yields the protein MLLPPTHGWSGGNFRPFPAAYARVAQWRAAGPENDMPSMSAITGWSMAGIAAIGAAVAGDLPSRLPNAGTPAPQTPLEDDMGRPKPLELPEDIAAKLAGVDKAKVDFLKSGVTGRYVEKDALFERIRKGTAEEISAYIDAMQALHAQVEFKAGRDQASIPLDTRSPWFNAWKVRRSAALDPKRDPGPVDLTRYIGGWGGGFATFAGAPVAMTPEDLKAGKVDVAIVGAPLDMGSGWRNAIDGPRAMRMTGGAAGNDMYSMINPNAALKIVDYGDIAIDQNSTERSVDHVREMVGEIARTGAIPIVIGGDHSLEYPNVAAAADVHGKGNVSVIHFDSHYDIGRGRVHLLDHGQPVYRVLSEGHVRGSDYIQVGLRARGPDLETFGWMRNKGMRYHTMVEVEKWGWDKVMARALKEARENAKKLWISFDVDVLDPAFMPGTGTPVPGGLTMREAQPIMRNLCAQNDIAGIDIVEVAPYLDTSYKTALNSNFLLNACLAGIAMRKKGLKPGYLNPVSVDHGLDAYYGKKN from the coding sequence GTGCTCCTGCCGCCTACCCATGGCTGGAGCGGCGGGAATTTCCGTCCCTTTCCCGCTGCCTATGCCCGCGTCGCCCAATGGAGGGCCGCCGGGCCGGAGAATGACATGCCGTCTATGAGCGCCATCACCGGGTGGAGCATGGCCGGGATCGCGGCCATCGGCGCCGCGGTCGCGGGCGACCTGCCGTCCCGTCTTCCCAACGCCGGCACGCCCGCGCCGCAGACGCCGCTGGAAGATGATATGGGGCGGCCCAAGCCGCTGGAACTGCCCGAGGATATCGCGGCGAAGCTCGCCGGCGTGGACAAGGCGAAGGTCGATTTCCTGAAAAGCGGCGTCACCGGCCGCTATGTCGAGAAGGACGCCCTGTTCGAGCGTATCCGCAAGGGCACGGCCGAAGAGATCAGCGCCTATATCGACGCGATGCAGGCGCTGCACGCCCAGGTCGAGTTCAAGGCCGGGCGCGATCAGGCATCGATCCCGCTCGACACCCGATCACCCTGGTTCAACGCGTGGAAGGTCCGGCGTTCCGCCGCGCTCGACCCGAAGCGCGATCCCGGTCCGGTCGATCTGACCCGTTATATCGGCGGCTGGGGCGGGGGCTTTGCGACCTTCGCGGGCGCGCCGGTGGCGATGACGCCGGAAGACCTGAAAGCGGGCAAGGTCGATGTCGCGATCGTCGGCGCCCCGCTCGACATGGGGTCGGGCTGGCGCAACGCGATCGACGGGCCGCGCGCCATGCGGATGACCGGCGGCGCGGCCGGCAACGACATGTATTCGATGATCAATCCCAATGCCGCGCTCAAGATCGTCGACTATGGCGACATAGCCATCGACCAGAACTCGACCGAGCGCAGCGTCGATCATGTCCGCGAGATGGTGGGGGAAATCGCCCGCACCGGCGCGATCCCGATCGTCATCGGCGGCGACCACAGCCTCGAATATCCCAATGTCGCGGCGGCCGCCGACGTGCATGGCAAGGGCAATGTCAGCGTCATCCATTTCGATAGCCATTATGACATCGGGCGCGGGCGCGTGCATTTGCTCGACCATGGCCAGCCGGTCTATCGCGTCCTCTCCGAAGGCCATGTGCGCGGCAGCGACTATATCCAGGTCGGGCTGCGCGCGCGCGGCCCCGACCTCGAAACCTTCGGCTGGATGCGCAACAAGGGGATGCGCTACCACACGATGGTCGAAGTCGAGAAATGGGGCTGGGACAAGGTGATGGCCCGCGCGCTCAAGGAAGCGCGGGAAAATGCCAAGAAGCTGTGGATCAGCTTCGATGTCGACGTGCTCGATCCGGCCTTCATGCCCGGCACCGGCACGCCGGTTCCCGGCGGCCTCACCATGCGCGAGGCGCAGCCCATCATGCGCAACCTCTGCGCCCAGAATGACATTGCCGGCATCGATATCGTGGAAGTCGCGCCCTATCTCGACACCAGCTACAAGACCGCGCTCAACAGCAATTTCCTGCTGAACGCCTGCCTCGCCGGCATCGCCATGCGCAAGAAGGGGCTGAAGCCCGGCTATCTTAACCCTGTCTCCGTCGATCACGGCCTGGACGCCTATTATGGGAAGAAGAACTGA
- a CDS encoding TonB-dependent receptor produces MSYRAKLKMGLLSATIISGAAAAMPAMAQTAAAADEGDVIVVTGTRRSTTLMETPINISAVGAEELAAQRIDDIRDIAAFTPGITITDTGPRGAGTIIMRGLSADDSSAGGNNSDNAIGIYLGDVPLYTDYKLIDLERVETLLGPQGTLYGLGTLAGAVRYIPNRPDPTKFSGEAYGRLYDVAHSKGMGYVGYGVLNLPIVQDAIAFRTVTGYYYDPGFIDYPYLLKEPGVSLPQPGDTSNPMGTDAQQSANFAGKKDLNFEKTFTSRNQLGFVSPDFQAYFTYAYQETKTDGRQATGAGVVGEGKYEAPWRYKEPSKRMSHLISLELQGNVYDVAQAIFVSAYTNKKQRSSTDVTDLLLDLDYDYELFPSFSGYTRSRGAEEQYNQEVRLVSTHGGPFSWVIGGFWNRLNTRSDYREIVPGYPAWAGINRPDEVEYASYVNTKTDEKAVFGEGSFKITPEWQVTAGVRYFKYSADVIGGTALPLFQAYPNINFRSRAGSTSDDGTVWKFNSSYNITPDLMVWGTYSKGYRIGGVNRVAPCVLPLPAGQNLCALPSELFYGPDKVKNAEIGVRAQLFERKLSMSLSAFRVKWDGIQLSGQTVNGAIGITTNGGAAISKGVDFSFSAKPIDGLTIRGNYSYLDAHLTEDVPALLSIAGGDLVDVLAGDRLPGSTKNSGAIGVSYDMPMGDNMLNLGWTTTYTGGIYTRPGLRGGGERLPSYMMSRANITYKTDIYEIGLFANNIFDKYAITGVSNDLTRFGLVNDGIISRYYARSVAQPRVIGVEGRVKF; encoded by the coding sequence ATGTCGTATCGCGCAAAGCTCAAAATGGGACTCTTGTCCGCGACGATCATATCCGGCGCGGCCGCGGCCATGCCCGCCATGGCGCAGACCGCCGCGGCCGCCGACGAGGGCGATGTGATCGTCGTCACCGGTACCCGCCGCAGCACCACGCTGATGGAAACGCCGATCAATATTTCGGCCGTGGGCGCGGAGGAGCTGGCGGCGCAGCGGATCGACGACATTCGCGACATCGCGGCCTTCACGCCGGGCATCACCATCACCGATACCGGTCCGCGCGGCGCGGGCACCATCATCATGCGCGGGCTGTCCGCCGACGACAGCAGCGCGGGCGGCAACAACAGCGACAATGCCATCGGCATCTATCTGGGCGACGTACCGCTCTACACCGACTACAAGCTGATCGACCTCGAACGGGTGGAGACGCTGCTCGGTCCGCAGGGCACGCTCTATGGCCTTGGCACGCTGGCGGGCGCGGTCCGCTACATCCCCAACCGGCCCGATCCGACGAAGTTCAGCGGCGAGGCCTATGGCCGCCTCTATGACGTCGCCCATTCGAAGGGCATGGGCTATGTCGGCTATGGCGTGCTCAACCTGCCGATCGTCCAGGACGCGATCGCTTTCCGCACCGTCACCGGCTATTATTACGACCCCGGCTTCATCGACTATCCCTATCTGCTGAAGGAGCCGGGCGTGTCCCTGCCGCAGCCGGGCGACACGTCGAACCCGATGGGCACCGACGCGCAGCAGAGCGCCAATTTCGCGGGCAAGAAGGATCTGAACTTCGAAAAGACCTTCACCAGCCGCAACCAGCTCGGCTTCGTCAGCCCCGACTTCCAGGCCTATTTCACCTACGCCTATCAGGAAACGAAAACCGACGGCCGCCAGGCCACCGGCGCGGGCGTGGTGGGCGAAGGCAAATATGAGGCGCCCTGGCGCTACAAGGAACCGTCGAAGCGCATGTCACACCTGATCTCGCTGGAGCTTCAGGGCAATGTCTACGACGTGGCGCAGGCGATCTTCGTTTCGGCCTACACCAACAAGAAGCAGCGCAGTTCGACCGACGTGACCGACCTGCTGCTCGACCTCGACTATGATTATGAACTGTTCCCGTCCTTCTCGGGCTATACCCGGTCGCGCGGCGCGGAAGAACAATATAACCAGGAAGTCCGCCTGGTTTCGACCCATGGCGGGCCGTTCAGCTGGGTGATCGGCGGCTTCTGGAACCGCCTCAACACCAGGTCCGACTATCGCGAGATCGTGCCGGGCTATCCCGCCTGGGCAGGCATCAACCGCCCCGACGAGGTCGAATATGCCTCCTACGTCAACACCAAGACCGACGAGAAGGCGGTGTTCGGCGAGGGCAGCTTCAAGATCACGCCGGAATGGCAGGTCACGGCCGGCGTCCGCTATTTCAAATATAGCGCCGACGTCATCGGCGGGACCGCGCTGCCGCTGTTCCAGGCCTATCCCAACATCAACTTCCGCTCGCGCGCCGGATCGACCAGCGACGACGGCACGGTGTGGAAGTTCAACAGCTCCTACAACATCACGCCGGACCTGATGGTCTGGGGCACCTATTCGAAGGGCTATCGCATCGGCGGCGTCAACCGCGTCGCGCCCTGCGTCCTGCCGCTGCCGGCCGGACAGAATCTGTGCGCCCTGCCGAGCGAACTATTCTATGGCCCGGACAAGGTCAAAAACGCCGAAATCGGTGTCCGCGCCCAGTTGTTCGAGCGCAAGCTGTCGATGAGCCTGTCGGCGTTCCGCGTTAAGTGGGACGGTATCCAGCTGTCGGGCCAGACGGTGAATGGTGCCATCGGCATCACCACCAATGGCGGCGCGGCGATTTCGAAGGGCGTCGACTTCTCCTTCAGCGCCAAGCCGATCGACGGCCTCACCATCCGGGGCAACTACAGCTATCTCGACGCGCATCTGACCGAGGACGTGCCGGCGCTGCTGTCGATCGCGGGCGGCGATCTGGTCGATGTCCTGGCAGGCGACCGCCTGCCCGGATCGACCAAGAACAGCGGCGCGATCGGCGTCAGCTACGACATGCCCATGGGCGACAATATGCTGAACCTGGGCTGGACCACCACCTATACCGGCGGCATCTACACCCGTCCGGGCCTGCGGGGCGGCGGCGAACGGCTGCCGTCCTACATGATGAGCCGCGCGAACATCACCTACAAGACCGACATCTATGAAATCGGCCTGTTCGCGAACAACATCTTCGACAAATATGCCATCACCGGCGTCAGCAACGACCTGACCCGTTTCGGCCTGGTCAATGACGGCATCATATCGCGCTATTATGCCCGGTCGGTCGCGCAGCCGCGCGTCATCGGCGTCGAGGGCCGCGTGAAGTTCTGA
- a CDS encoding YihY/virulence factor BrkB family protein, with product MSIRIAQQVHVDAPWKIPPRAWWEISKRVWIATSANHLGLLSAGVAYYAFLSIAPLLAAVVLTYGLIGDPALVQRHMAAIVTVVPRDAATIINDQLMGVVSAAKGTTGLGLVLALSLALYGATRAASAIMEALNIVYARKEERGIIAFYRVSIGITFSAVLVVVSGVVTATVIGLIQTLLTGWGSGVLLAIKAVTWVCAGLLASLIFALIYRFGPNRRKAQWQWLTVGSATATVCWLLVTLGVSFYVSRFGNYNETYGSLGAVVVLQLWLFASSYVVLLGAQINAEAERQTSADTQVAGPMQKAA from the coding sequence ATGAGCATAAGGATAGCGCAACAGGTGCATGTCGATGCGCCGTGGAAGATCCCGCCACGTGCCTGGTGGGAGATATCGAAGCGCGTCTGGATCGCCACGTCCGCCAATCATCTGGGGCTGTTGTCGGCGGGCGTCGCCTATTACGCCTTCCTGTCGATCGCGCCGCTGCTGGCGGCGGTGGTGCTGACCTATGGCCTGATCGGCGATCCCGCGCTGGTGCAGCGGCACATGGCCGCCATCGTCACCGTGGTGCCCCGCGATGCGGCGACCATCATCAATGACCAGTTGATGGGCGTCGTATCGGCCGCCAAGGGCACGACCGGCCTCGGCCTGGTGCTGGCGCTGAGCCTCGCCCTCTATGGCGCCACCCGCGCCGCCTCGGCGATCATGGAGGCGCTCAACATCGTCTATGCGCGGAAGGAAGAACGCGGGATCATCGCCTTCTACCGCGTGTCGATCGGCATCACTTTCTCGGCCGTGCTGGTCGTCGTGTCGGGGGTCGTCACCGCGACGGTCATTGGCCTGATCCAGACGCTGCTCACCGGCTGGGGATCGGGGGTTCTCCTGGCGATCAAGGCGGTGACATGGGTCTGCGCGGGCCTGCTCGCCAGCCTGATCTTCGCGCTCATATACCGGTTCGGTCCGAACCGGCGCAAGGCGCAGTGGCAATGGCTGACGGTCGGATCGGCCACGGCCACGGTCTGCTGGCTGCTGGTGACTCTGGGCGTGTCCTTCTATGTCTCGCGCTTCGGCAACTACAACGAAACCTACGGTTCGCTGGGCGCCGTGGTGGTGCTGCAACTCTGGCTGTTTGCCTCTTCCTATGTCGTGCTGCTGGGCGCGCAGATCAACGCCGAGGCGGAGCGGCAGACCAGCGCCGACACGCAGGTGGCCGGGCCGATGCAAAAAGCCGCATAA